One Nostoc punctiforme PCC 73102 DNA window includes the following coding sequences:
- a CDS encoding 3'-5' exoribonuclease domain-containing protein — MHYWLDTEFIEDGRTIELISIGIVAEDGRELYFQNAECDFSRASNWVKANVLPHLEGDFLTCTGSDRWKTRQAIATSIVRFLSWYPKEPHFEEGWKPEFWGYYADYDWVAFCQLFGAMIDLPKGFPMYANDIKQWCKQLGDPELPKQDKGEHNALADARWNKQAWEFLRTYEEDCVITRLDISNPFG; from the coding sequence ATGCACTACTGGCTAGATACAGAATTTATTGAAGATGGTCGTACAATAGAGCTTATTTCAATTGGCATAGTTGCCGAAGATGGGCGTGAGCTATATTTTCAAAATGCTGAATGTGATTTCAGTCGAGCAAGTAATTGGGTTAAAGCAAACGTTCTCCCTCACTTAGAAGGCGACTTTTTAACTTGCACTGGTAGCGATCGATGGAAAACAAGACAGGCGATCGCTACCAGTATTGTCAGGTTTCTAAGCTGGTATCCCAAAGAGCCACATTTTGAGGAAGGGTGGAAGCCAGAATTTTGGGGATACTATGCTGATTACGATTGGGTGGCCTTCTGTCAGTTATTTGGGGCAATGATTGACCTTCCCAAAGGGTTCCCAATGTACGCCAACGACATCAAGCAATGGTGTAAACAGCTAGGCGATCCAGAATTACCAAAACAAGACAAAGGCGAACACAACGCACTTGCTGATGCTAGATGGAACAAGCAAGCATGGGAATTTTTAAGAACTTACGAAGAAGACTGTGTTATTACTAGGCTGGATATTTCCAATCCTTTTGGATAG
- a CDS encoding terminase small subunit codes for MPGDKKTNPQELTDLQLRFCHEYVKDLNKTRAYIRAGYNVKNDNSAAASACALLRNTKIQAYLGEIAGLSEVKIIAEVAAIALSRITDILEYDGDNIKIKKSEEWGDRAKASVKSITVSKTLSKDGVTTTTTVTMHDKLSALEKLMKRLRLYPKDIPVLDAVQLLLAEGVATPEQARVIGEGIGRMEEELRTIGKPD; via the coding sequence ATGCCTGGGGATAAGAAAACTAACCCACAAGAATTAACAGACTTGCAACTGAGGTTTTGTCACGAGTACGTCAAAGACCTCAATAAAACTCGTGCATATATCAGAGCAGGATACAATGTCAAAAACGATAACTCCGCTGCTGCAAGCGCTTGTGCGCTACTAAGAAACACTAAGATACAAGCCTATCTAGGGGAAATTGCGGGACTGTCTGAGGTAAAAATTATTGCTGAGGTAGCAGCGATCGCCCTTTCAAGGATCACTGATATCTTAGAGTACGATGGCGATAACATAAAAATCAAGAAGTCTGAGGAGTGGGGCGATCGCGCCAAGGCTTCGGTAAAAAGTATTACAGTATCCAAAACTTTAAGTAAAGACGGAGTTACCACCACAACAACGGTAACGATGCATGATAAATTGTCAGCGTTAGAAAAATTAATGAAGCGACTACGGTTGTATCCTAAAGATATTCCTGTACTTGATGCGGTGCAATTATTGTTGGCTGAAGGTGTAGCAACACCAGAGCAAGCAAGAGTAATTGGTGAGGGTATAGGGAGGATGGAAGAAGAGTTGAGAACGATTGGTAAACCAGATTAA
- a CDS encoding DUF7681 family protein — translation MDIPIEEYFRYHPPTPGSDRVRKHDRINALALEFAKAVDVEIEDPQCKQFAIFALQQARMFANQGITVDEIRQNLNAEQ, via the coding sequence ATGGATATCCCAATCGAAGAGTATTTTCGTTATCATCCTCCTACGCCAGGGAGCGATCGCGTCCGCAAGCACGACAGAATTAACGCACTGGCGCTAGAGTTTGCTAAAGCTGTTGATGTGGAAATCGAAGATCCTCAATGTAAGCAGTTTGCAATTTTTGCTTTACAGCAAGCCCGAATGTTTGCAAATCAAGGGATAACGGTTGATGAAATTAGGCAAAATCTGAACGCTGAACAATAG
- a CDS encoding helix-hairpin-helix domain-containing protein, producing MTIDPNQPVTLKKHAQYQGNFYHPREYKPGELPTALLTEEYVTQGSPDIPTFSPFAGSFEETIIKIGAETPNNEQVNYGTSTVVVPTPERIHINDATIEAIAALEGVSIVVAKKVAEERVKSPFTSLEDLKLRVPLGKNLKWETYSDKLLFDQTLFGQAITDELPTGSVIQPS from the coding sequence ATGACAATCGATCCAAATCAACCTGTAACGCTGAAAAAACACGCACAGTATCAAGGCAACTTTTACCATCCACGGGAATATAAGCCAGGTGAATTGCCTACGGCACTACTAACTGAAGAATATGTTACTCAAGGTTCCCCAGATATCCCAACGTTTAGCCCCTTTGCTGGCAGTTTTGAAGAAACCATTATAAAAATTGGTGCAGAAACTCCCAACAACGAGCAAGTTAATTACGGAACTTCTACTGTGGTAGTCCCTACTCCTGAAAGGATTCACATTAACGACGCAACCATAGAGGCGATCGCTGCCCTTGAAGGTGTCAGCATTGTTGTTGCCAAAAAGGTAGCAGAGGAGCGAGTAAAATCTCCCTTTACTAGCTTGGAAGATTTAAAGCTACGCGTCCCCCTTGGTAAAAATCTGAAGTGGGAAACTTATTCAGATAAATTGCTATTCGATCAAACACTCTTTGGGCAGGCGATAACCGATGAATTACCCACTGGTAGCGTTATTCAGCCAAGCTAA